The Xenopus tropicalis strain Nigerian chromosome 7, UCB_Xtro_10.0, whole genome shotgun sequence genome includes a region encoding these proteins:
- the LOC101733515 gene encoding trafficking regulator of GLUT4 1-like, producing MTAERSDSLSRMEERRLIQEQQSDSEVAKGKAPPPYDFQPTASVSVGNPGPPEENFKDYLVVSIMNLLFCCLPIGVAALVYSIQTREAVARRDTASAKRSSQNAFRLNVAAFAVGLFCVTLMIIYYVIDSKTSTPG from the exons ATGACTGCTGAGAGGTCGGACTCGCTGTCTCGTATGGAGGAAAGAAGATTGATACAGGAACAGCAGTCAGATAGTGAAGTTGCCAAAGGCAAAGCTCCCCCTCCCTACGATTTCCAGCCAACGGCCTCTGTATCAGTTGGGAATCCGGGACCCCCGGAGGAGAACTTCAAAGATTATTTGGTTGTGTCCATAATGAACCTGTTGttttgctgccttcccattggagTCGCCGCTCTGGTCTACTCTATACAG ACACGAGAAGCTGTCGCCCGGAGAGACACGGCATCTGCAAAGCGCTCCTCCCAGAATGCATTTCGTCTGAATGTTGCCGCCTTTGCAGTTGGGTTGTTTTGTGTCACATTGATGATTATCTACTACGTAATCGATTCAAAGACAAGTACCCCAGGTTAA